From the Malus domestica chromosome 17, GDT2T_hap1 genome, one window contains:
- the LOC139193461 gene encoding uncharacterized protein, translating into MAREHVRGHNWTFEEDVSLYLAWVSVSEDGAVGTSQNKKVLWDKIIAKFQENCNGGRRDGGGVYDRWKTINKACTLWKGSLERAMVGMPSGRSAIEIGDKAMEIYKTKVTPKNQVFKLQHAWNVLKDCPRWAIDADQQWGRLFQREAAPRNEGVDEGVDEMTPSPSLARPPGRDKQKEAKRKGKAQDSMRGDFAIGIAKLHETHSARQEEVARMRLQMKEILDREDNRIEIEFMMKDLIKYTPERKKFLCDKQKEIMRKSASRSIFQDDESSEPYIPTFQRSPSPSEDGGYDC; encoded by the exons atggcaagaGAGCATGTTAGAGGTCATAATTGGACATTTGAGGAAGATGTTTCTTTATACTTGGCATGGGTTTCTGTTAGTGAAGATGGTGCAGTTGGCACAagtcaaaataaaaaggttttgtgggataaaatcattgcaaagtttcaagaaaactGCAACGGCGGCAGGCGGGAtggtggtggtgtttatgatcggtggaagactatcaacaaagcatgcactttatggaagggaagcttggagagagccATGGTTGGCATGCCTAGTGGAAGGAGCGCCATAGAAATT ggtgacaaagcaatggaaatttacaagacaaaagtaacaccaaaaaatcaagtttttaagttGCAACATGCTTGGAacgtcctcaaggattgtccaAGGTGGGCAATCGATGCAGACCAACAATGGGGAAGATTATTTCAACGTGAAGCCGCACCGAGAAATGAAGGTGTTGATGAAGGTGTCGATGAAATGACCCCATCTCCTTCTTTAGCTAGGCCCCCAGgaagagataagcaaaaggaagcaaagagaaaagggaaggccCAAGATTCGATGAGGGGAGACTTTGCTATCGGAATTGCAAAATTGCACGAAACTCATAGCGCTCGCCAAGAAGAAGTGGCCCGAATGCGTTTGCAAATGAAGGAAATCTTGGATAGGGAGGACAATAGGATTGAAATTGAATTCATGATGAAGGACCTCATCAAATACACTCCAGAGAGAAAGAAGTTCTTATGtgataagcaaaaggaaattaTGCGAAAGTCTGCCTCAaggagtatatttcaagatgatgaatCCTCTGAACCATATATCCCAACATTTCAACGAAGTCCATCACCAAGTGAAGATGGTGGATATGACTGTTAA
- the LOC139193462 gene encoding uncharacterized protein has product MAAVLSLRTISQLHPNLSSRRVTIKPRTALHGARRMRVPYQLKQEQSRLFHRLPSGLNMEVIVHKRVAEKQSDEEKERPSENPPLVFVHGSYHAAWCWAEHWLPFFSASGYDCYAVSLLGHMTGIIWKH; this is encoded by the exons ATGGCTGCTGTCCTCTCCCTCCGCACTATCTCCCAACTTCATCCCAACCTCTCTTCCCGGAGGGTTACCATAAAGCCCAGGACCGCCCTCCATGGAGCCCGCAGAATGCGAGTCCCTTACCAGCTCAAACAGGAACAATCCCGTCTTTTCCACCGGCTCCCCTCCGGCCTGAACATGGAGGTAATCGTGCACAAAAGAGTTGCAGAAAAGCAATCAGACGAGGAAAAAGAGAGACCAAGTGAAAACCCACCTCTCGTTTTCGTCCATGGAAGCTACCACGCTGCTTGGTGCTGGGCTGAGCACTGGCTCCCTTTCTTTTCGGCTTCTGGGTATGATTGCTATGCAGTTAGCTTGTTGGGTCAT ATGACAGGTATTATATGGAAACACTGA